A region from the Papio anubis isolate 15944 chromosome 6, Panubis1.0, whole genome shotgun sequence genome encodes:
- the LOC101016760 gene encoding tubulin beta-2B chain isoform X1, with translation MREIVHIQAGQCGNQIGAKFWEVISDEHGIDPTGSYHGDSDLQLERINVYYNEATGNKYVPRAILVDLEPGTMDSVRSGPFGQIFRPDNFVFGQSGAGNNWAKGHYTEGAELVDSVLDVVRKESESCDCLQGFQLTHSLGGGTGSGMGTLLISKIREEYPDRIMNTFSVMPSPKVSDTVVEPYNATLSVHQLVENTDETYCIDNEALYDICFRTLKLTTPTYGDLNHLVSATMSGVTTCLRFPGQLNADLRKLAVNMVPFPRLHFFMPGFAPLTSRGSQQYRALTVPELTQQMFDSKNMMAACDPRHGRYLTVAAIFRGRMSMKEVDEQMLNVQNKNSSYFVEWIPNNVKTAVCDIPPRGLKMSATFIGNSTAIQELFKRISEQFTAMFRRKAFLHWYTGEGMDEMEFTEAESNMNDLVSEYQQYQDATADEQGEFEEEEGEDEA, from the exons TTTTGGGAGGTCATCAGTGATGAACATGGGATTGACCCCACTGGCAGTTACCATGGAGACAGTGATTTGCAGCTGGAGAGAATCAATGTTTACTACAATGAAGCCACTG GTAACAAATATGTTCCGCGGGCCATCCTTGTGGATCTGGAGCCAGGCACGATGGATTCGGTTAGGTCTGGACCATTCGGCCAGATCTTCAGACCAGACAATTTCGTGTTTG GCCAGAGTGGAGCTGGGAATAACTGGGCCAAGGGCCACTACACAGAGGGAGCCGAGCTGGTCGACTCGGTCCTGGACGTGGTGAGGAAGGAGTCAGAGAGCTGTGACTGTCTCCAGGGCTTCCAGCTGACCCACTCTCTGGGGGGCGGCACCGGGTCCGGGATGGGCACCCTGCTCATCAGCAAGATCCGGGAGGAGTACCCAGACCGCATCATGAACACCTTCAGCGTCATGCCCTCACCCAAGGTGTCAGACACGGTGGTGGAGCCCTACAACGCCACCCTCTCTGTCCACCAGCTGGTGGAAAACACAGATGAAACCTACTGCATTGATAACGAGGCCCTGTACGACATCTGCTTCCGCACCCTGAAGCTGACCACCCCCACCTACGGGGACCTCAACCACCTGGTGTCGGCCACCATGAGCGGGGTCACCACCTGCCTGCGCTTCCCGGGCCAGCTGAACGCAGACCTGCGCAAGCTGGCGGTGAACATGGTGCCCTTCCCGCGCCTGCACTTCTTCATGCCCGGCTTCGCGCCCCTCACCAGCCGGGGCAGCCAGCAGTACCGGGCCCTGACCGTGCCCGAGCTCACCCAGCAGATGTTCGACTCCAAGAACATGATGGCCGCCTGCGACCCGCGCCACGGCCGCTACCTGACGGTGGCTGCCATCTTCCGGGGCCGCATGTCCATGAAGGAGGTGGACGAGCAGATGCTCAACGTGCAGAACAAGAACAGCAGCTACTTCGTGGAGTGGATCCCCAACAACGTGAAGACGGCCGTGTGCGACATCCCGCCCCGCGGCCTGAAGATGTCGGCCACCTTCATCGGCAACAGCACGGCCATCCAGGAGCTGTTCAAGCGCATCTCGGAGCAGTTCACGGCCATGTTCCGGCGCAAGGCCTTCCTGCACTGGTACACGGGCGAGGGCATGGACGAGATGGAGTTCACCGAGGCCGAGAGCAACATGAACGACCTGGTGTCTGAGTACCAGCAGTACCAGGACGCCACGGCCGACGAACAGGGGGAGTTCGAGGAGGAGGAGGGCGAGGACGAGGCGTAG